ATTCAAAAGACTCGCATTTTGAAATCCTCGCACAGGCCCGCCTAGCTTATCTGGAATATCAAAAAGGAAACCATATTCAATCAGAAAGAGTTTTTTATGAATTACTGGAGAGGTCTAAAAAACTGAATGATCATGATAATGTTGCTGAATTATTGAATTTACATGGAATTATAAGCGAAGAGAAAAATGATCTGCAGGCAGCCGCTAAATTCTATCTTGAAGGATTAACCTTTTCAGAAAGCCATAATTTGAAGTATTACCCGGCCGTTTTCAGAAATAATCTTGGAATAATCAAACTCAATACCGGCCAGATAAAGGAAGCCATGGCTGACTTTACAGATGGACTGGTCATCGCCGAAAGAGAGAATAACAAGCGGCTTGCCAGTCACATTCAGATAAATATGTGTTTGGGTTATGTAATGGATAATAAACCAGAAGAAGCAAACCGCCTTTTCCCCAAAGTTCTCGAATACTCAAAGGAGAACAATCTACCTGAAGAACTTGCAAGTAATTACGTGACCATCGGCTCCACTTTTACCAATACCGGAAAAGATGAGATTGCAATTGCGTATTATGATTCCGCCATATCCGTTCTTCAGAAAAATAATTTAAGCGGCCCTCTGGCCGAGACCCTCATAGGGAAAGCGGATGTCCTTATTAAAATGAAAAAGACCGACGAAGTAAATGCTCTACTCAAAAAAATAGAAGCGCTTGCGATGCATACCAATGACTTAGCGGCTATTTCACGTTGTCATTTCATAGCCTATCAAATAGAACTGAGCAAAGAAAATTACAAAAATGCACTGGCAAATTATGTAAAATATTCAACTCTCAAAGACAGTGCGGCCACAAAAATGAACAACAAGATCATTGAAGAACTTCAGTTCAATTACAGGGTTCAGCAAAAAGAAACTGAACTGGAAAAAGAGCGCTCAAGATCAATACTTCTTGAAAAGAGCAACCAGCAGGAAAAATTCATGAAGCGGGCTTCTATCGCGATCGCGGTAATAATACTTGTTTTGATCGCAATCCTGTTTTATCTTGGATACTCCAGGAATATCAGGAAAAAGCAGGCCCAGTTCAGCAGGCAATTGATCCAGAACATTGAGGAAGAACGGCAAAGAATTGCGATGGACCTGCATGATGATATCGGCCAGTCACTTTCCATCATCAAATCAAAACTGATCAACGGAAAGCAGCATGATCAGGCCGGTGCTCCGAATGAATTAGAAGGCGATATTGGAAAAGTAATTGAAAAAACACGTGAAATATCGAAGAGCCTGTTCCCTTCCAGTCTTGCAAAAATAGGACTGACAAGGTTAACAGCGATGTTAATGGAAAATATTCAGTCGACCACAGGTTTGGAATGCAGTTTTGAAATAACAGAAAATGTACACCATTTGCCCCTGACTATTCAAACTCATATTTTCCGGATCATCCAGGAATGTACAAACAATACAATAAAACATTCAGGTGCAACAGGTCTTAAGATATCTATAACAGAAGATAGTAATGAATTTATACTCATGTACCAGGATAATGGTAAAGGAATAAAAATTAAAACAAACAACCACGGAATAGGCCTGGAAGCGATACACGAAAGAGCTAAAATAATTAACGGTTCTGTTGATATTGACGAAAAAGCTGAGAAGGGATTCAAATTAATTCTTAGATTTAAGTCGGTAAAAACAGAACAGCATGAAGTTATTAATAGCCGATGATCATCCCATATTCCGTAAAGGCCTGAAAGATCTTCTCCAGGGACACTTCAAAGACAGCAGGATCATTGAATGCGAGAACGGCAAGGAGGCTATCGATAATATTAAAACAGAAAAACCAGATATATCCATTCTTGATATTAATATGCCGGAATTTAACGGCATTGAGGTCTCGAACATGGTTCTGAAAGAAAATTTATTCACCAAAGTCATTATTTTGACAATGTACAAGGATAAAGAAATGGTACGAAAAGCTATGAATTCAGGAGCCTGCGGTTATTTGTTAAAGGATTTTGCCGTAAACGAGATCATTGAATGTATAAAAAAAGTTTCGGAGGATGGAAAATATATAGGGCGCGAATTACAGGCCTATTACTCTGATTTTGATGAAGAGGATAAGAAAAAAAGAGAACTGAAACAGATCCTTAAAAAGTTTAGTCAAACCGAATTTAAAACATTGAAACTTGTAAGCCAAAACAAGTCGTCCAAAGAGATCGCCGAACTTTTATTCCTTTCCGAAAAAACAGTTGAGAATTACCGGTCAAAGATCTGTCAGAAACTGGGCTTGCCGCCACGCAACAATAGTCTTTTGATATGGATAAGCGAGAACAAAGAACTTCTTTCTTCTATAAGTGAGTTTTAGTCCTTAGTATTCAAAAAAACTCCGTTCATCGTGTTTTACACAAAACGGAGTTTAACATGTTCGTACCCTATTGATCCGTACCATCAGTCTTCCGACCCTCATCACTACTCCAACTCCATTCACCCCGGCAACGCTCCGACATGTGTTTGCGGAACTTCTCACGTTCTTCAGGAGTCAGGTTAGCCATTTTCTCTTCAATACGATGTTTCCAGTGATGGCCCCTGTGCCCGCATCCGCAATGTCCTCCACCCCA
This Bacteroidota bacterium DNA region includes the following protein-coding sequences:
- a CDS encoding response regulator transcription factor, whose product is MKLLIADDHPIFRKGLKDLLQGHFKDSRIIECENGKEAIDNIKTEKPDISILDINMPEFNGIEVSNMVLKENLFTKVIILTMYKDKEMVRKAMNSGACGYLLKDFAVNEIIECIKKVSEDGKYIGRELQAYYSDFDEEDKKKRELKQILKKFSQTEFKTLKLVSQNKSSKEIAELLFLSEKTVENYRSKICQKLGLPPRNNSLLIWISENKELLSSISEF